In Dermacentor albipictus isolate Rhodes 1998 colony unplaced genomic scaffold, USDA_Dalb.pri_finalv2 scaffold_113, whole genome shotgun sequence, one genomic interval encodes:
- the LOC135901389 gene encoding putative nuclease HARBI1, translating into MNNALLAWFLARQRKRHRRSSRGAFPMTGEAFRRHFRMTKSAVRLLCSELAHLLEPRTAGGLSVEDQVLCTLRFFATGSFQSSVDSESTIDMSQSSVSRCIAKVARVIVVVGKERGWVAFPCTARERAAIKQGFLQQGRLGGVTGYFALAPRFAGSCHDAHVWRYASLRRRIVSGRIAVQDVEYLLGDSAYPLEPWLFTPAPGHPALHTPEGHYNAAHTSTRSAVERCIGVMKRRFRCLQRHRAFHYGPKKAATIVAACAALHNLCIDADVPHTGRVYPEGDDSDGDRPHASSSTGSRKSSTCKANCNTLHCS; encoded by the exons ATGAACAACGCACTGCTCGCGTGGTTCCTCGCGCGACAGCGGAAACGACATAGGCGCTCCAGCCGTGGCGCCTTCCCCATGACGGGAGAAGCTTTTCGGCGGCACTTCCGGATGACGAAGAGTGCCGTCCGGCTGCTTTGCAGTGAGCTAGCCCACTTGCTGGAGCCGCGGACCGCGGGGGGCCTGAGCGTTGAGGACCAAGTTCTCTGTACCCTCAGGTTCTTTGCAACAGGCAGCTTCCAGTCGTCAGTCGACAGTGAGTCGACGATTGACATGTCGCAGTCGTCTGTAAGCCGCTGCATCGCGAAGGTCGCGCGGGTCATTGTTGTGGTTGGGAAGGAGCGAGGATGGGTGGCCTTCCCCTGCACTGCCCGCGAGCGAGCAGCCATTAAGCAGGGATTCTTGCAGCAGGGCAGGCTCGGCGGCGTGACTGG GTACTTTGCGTTGGCCCCGCGGTTCGCTGGCTCCTGTCACGATGCGCACGTGTGGCGGTACGCGTCGCTTCGCCGGCGCATCGTCAGCGGCCGCATTGCCGTCCAAGACGTCGAGTACCTTCTGG GCGACAGTGCTTACCCTCTTGAGCCGTGGCTCTTCACGCCTGCGCCTGGCCACCCTGCCCTCCACACACCGGAAGGGCACTACAACGCTGCGCACACATCGACAAGGTCAGCGGTGGAGCGCTGTATCGGCGTCATGAAGAGACGATTCCGATGCCTGCAGCGACACCGCGCCTTCCATTACGGCCCCAAAAAGGCAGCAACAATTGTGGCAGCGTGTGCGGCACTGCACAATCTGTGCATTGACGCAGATGTGCCGCATACGGGCCGCGTGTACCCTGAAGGCGACGACAGCGACGGTGACCGTCCGCACGCCTCAAGCAGCACAGGGTCACGGAAGAGCAGCACGTGCAAGGCAAATTGCAATACTCTTCATTGCTCGTAA
- the LOC139053409 gene encoding uncharacterized protein, with amino-acid sequence MNSPGTSTHCSSKIFSHAEVTGTDYNWKRRCSFEGFNSVKDNEEALRDLCGVTLPVFSLLLNLLPHSRYKSTDVTREDKLCLFLANLRLGVTFSALAAIFSVSTTTASNVFRRTLDLLSVALEDWVFVPSRDVIKLSLPLPFKEHYPHCTFIIDCTEIRTEMPSKVEQQHVMFSRYKGTYTLKFLVGIIPNGMIAFMSKMYGGRHTDSFITQDSGFLELLKPGDLVLSDKGFPRIRTEVEGKGAVLLMPPFNTNGGQMSQEDMDMTYQIASVRIHVERVIRRLKTYRILSNTVPLTLVPHMKKIAAVCAALVNMEPPIIKKQECN; translated from the exons ATGAACAGTCCGGGAACATCAACACATTGTTCCAGCAAGATTTTTAGCCATGCTGAG GTGACTGGCACAGACTATAACTGGAAAAGAAGATGCAGCTTTGAGGGCTTCAACTCGGTGAAGGACAATGAGGAAGCTCTGCGTGACCTGTGCGGCGTTACACTGCCTGTGTTTAGTCTCCTGCTGAACCTTCTCCCTCATTCGAGGTACAAAAGCACTGATGTGACGCGTGAGGACAAACTTTGTTTGTTTTTAGCTAACCTTCGGCTTGGTGTGACATTCAGTGCACTTGCTGCAATATTTAGTGTGAGCACCACAACTGCATCAAATGTGTTCAGGAGAACACTTGACCTCCTTAGTGTTGCCTTGGAAGACTGGGTGTTTGTGCCTTCACGAGATGTTATCAAACTCTCTTTGCCCCTCCCATTTAAAGAACATTATCCTCATTGTACATTTATAATAGACTGCACTGAAATTCGAACAGAAATGCCCTCTAAAGTGGAACAGCAACATGTAATGTTTTCTCGTTATAAAGGGACTTACACACTCAAGTTTTTGGTAGGTATAATTCCTAATGGAATGATAGCATTTATGTCTAAAATGTATGGTGGGCGGCATACAGACTCTTTTATTACACAAGACTCTGGATTTTTAGAGCTTCTAAAGCCTGGAGATCTAGTGCTAAGTGACAAGGGCTTCCCAAGAATTAGGACAGAAGTTGAGGGAAAGGGAGCAGTACTGCTGATGCCACCGTTCAATACGAATGGAGGGCAAATGTCTCAGGAAGACATGGACATGACGTATCAAATTGCATCAGTTCGCATACATGTGGAGAGGGTAATTCGAAGGCTGAAGACATATCGTATTCTAAGCAACACAGTGCCCCTGACTTTAGTACCACACATGAAGAAAATAGCTGCTGTGTGTGCTGCCCTTGTGAACATGGAGCCCCCTATAATCAAGAAGCAAGAGTGCAACTAA